A window of Marispirochaeta aestuarii contains these coding sequences:
- a CDS encoding MBL fold metallo-hydrolase, whose protein sequence is MPVRITTLVENSQGEHRALKNEHGLSFFIEKDNHSILFDSGQSANFIHNAGQLRLDMTAIDHVVLSHGHYDHSGGLRSLLQVHSGFELTLGQGFFDEKYAFYNGSYEFIGNNFNEAFLRDSGVSYAFVDSPITEIVEGVWVITGFDRRHMDEVISPRFVLRKSDGFDPDQFSDEVLVAVDSPRGIIILLGCSHPGMKNMIDTVRSLLNRPVYAVLGGTHLVEASRESLEKSISYLADDSFKVLGVSHCTGEKAMDILRASNCRYFHNRTGSSLYVE, encoded by the coding sequence ATGCCTGTTCGTATTACAACCCTGGTGGAGAACAGCCAGGGAGAGCATCGTGCGTTAAAAAATGAGCACGGTCTCAGCTTTTTTATTGAGAAAGATAATCATTCAATACTTTTCGACTCAGGGCAGTCGGCAAATTTTATTCATAATGCCGGTCAGCTGCGTCTCGATATGACTGCGATAGATCATGTTGTACTCAGCCACGGTCACTATGATCACAGTGGAGGGCTGCGTTCTCTTCTTCAGGTCCATTCCGGGTTTGAACTTACCCTGGGACAGGGTTTTTTTGATGAGAAATATGCCTTTTACAACGGATCTTACGAGTTTATCGGAAACAATTTTAACGAGGCCTTCCTCCGGGATTCCGGTGTTTCCTACGCTTTTGTCGATTCACCGATCACGGAAATTGTGGAGGGGGTCTGGGTTATAACGGGCTTTGATCGAAGGCATATGGATGAAGTCATAAGTCCCCGTTTTGTCTTACGGAAAAGCGATGGATTCGACCCGGACCAGTTCAGCGATGAAGTCCTGGTTGCAGTGGATTCTCCCCGGGGGATCATCATTCTTCTCGGCTGTTCCCATCCGGGTATGAAAAATATGATCGACACCGTAAGAAGCCTTCTCAATCGTCCGGTCTACGCGGTACTCGGCGGAACCCACCTGGTGGAGGCCTCCAGGGAGAGCCTGGAGAAATCCATCAGCTATCTGGCGGATGATTCCTTCAAGGTACTGGGGGTTTCTCACTGCACCGGTGAAAAGGCCATGGATATACTCCGCGCGTCGAACTGCCGCTATTTTCACAACCGGACAGGTTCGAGTCTTTATGTGGAGTAG
- a CDS encoding FadR/GntR family transcriptional regulator, with protein sequence MEPITKIRLSEQVIDAIKEMIVKDGFNPGDKFYSENQLTAKLNVSRSSIREAIRILEAVGKVRVEHGRGIFITDSVEDPFSAFSGWLRNNAQSIVEHFEVRLMIDPKAAAYAAEKADEQDIESLTTVCDKFKQLSGSNNTAGIIKCDEEFHRLLAKATKNRTLYFLMKAMTDSLSEGWISSLHTPGRIEKTVAEHKEVVEAIVSRNPQKAEQAMTLHLNNALDDIRKSMSSEKKD encoded by the coding sequence ATGGAACCTATAACGAAGATCCGGCTTTCCGAACAGGTTATCGACGCAATAAAAGAGATGATCGTCAAGGATGGTTTTAATCCGGGGGACAAATTCTACTCCGAAAACCAGCTTACCGCCAAACTCAATGTGAGCCGTTCTTCCATTCGCGAAGCGATTCGTATCCTGGAGGCCGTGGGAAAGGTAAGGGTGGAACATGGGCGGGGAATCTTTATTACCGATTCCGTGGAAGATCCCTTTTCCGCGTTTTCCGGCTGGCTCAGGAATAATGCCCAATCCATCGTTGAACATTTTGAGGTCAGATTGATGATCGATCCGAAAGCAGCGGCCTACGCTGCGGAAAAGGCGGATGAGCAGGATATTGAATCATTGACGACGGTCTGTGACAAGTTCAAACAGCTTTCCGGAAGCAACAATACCGCCGGTATCATCAAGTGTGACGAGGAGTTCCATCGTCTCCTGGCAAAGGCAACCAAGAACAGGACCCTCTACTTCCTCATGAAGGCAATGACCGACTCCCTGTCTGAAGGATGGATATCCAGCCTGCATACCCCGGGACGTATCGAAAAAACCGTAGCTGAACATAAGGAAGTTGTTGAGGCAATCGTTTCCCGAAACCCGCAGAAGGCGGAACAGGCCATGACGCTGCATCTGAACAACGCTCTAGATGATATTCGAAAATCAATGTCCTCTGAAAAAAAGGACTAA
- a CDS encoding M20/M25/M40 family metallo-hydrolase, with translation MEKGMAHIISGLGDLEERIRDLREIILANLVMLSEIPAPTFSEAARMEFLVNRFTELQLLNCSTDEVGNGLGIIPGETGDRNILIVGHMDTVFDAKVDHTITVEPHRIIGPGVGDNGLGLAVIATLPLVLQHLNIKPKSNIILMGSAQSLGMGNIRGLRFFLDHTDLPINAGICVEGVKLGRISYSSIGMMRCGISFSVPEQYDWTRFGAVGAIVTINDAINRILEIPLPKRPKTNIVLGSISGGTGFNTIATQASLKFEIRSESGRMVKNIGQKTEYIAHEVASHSGADVDFRIYAQRRPGGIPFSHPLARTTREIMKALDIPQRITPSTSELSAFIDKKIPAVTLGLTNGENLNQMNETIDIEPIFKGVAQLLGLILAIDGGHCDESK, from the coding sequence ATGGAAAAAGGAATGGCCCATATAATCTCCGGTTTGGGTGATCTTGAGGAACGCATCCGGGATTTACGAGAAATAATCCTCGCCAACCTGGTGATGCTATCGGAAATTCCCGCCCCCACCTTCAGTGAAGCGGCCCGGATGGAGTTCCTGGTCAACCGTTTTACCGAGCTTCAGCTTCTTAACTGTTCCACCGACGAGGTCGGAAACGGCCTGGGCATCATACCCGGAGAGACGGGGGACCGGAACATTCTGATCGTGGGACACATGGACACGGTTTTCGACGCCAAGGTTGATCACACAATAACCGTGGAACCCCATCGGATCATAGGTCCAGGAGTCGGGGACAACGGACTGGGACTGGCGGTTATTGCAACGCTTCCCCTGGTTCTCCAGCATCTGAACATAAAACCAAAGAGCAATATAATCCTGATGGGCAGCGCCCAGTCCCTGGGTATGGGCAATATCCGGGGCCTGAGGTTTTTCCTCGACCATACGGATCTTCCCATAAATGCCGGAATCTGTGTGGAGGGGGTCAAACTCGGGAGGATCTCCTATTCTTCCATAGGTATGATGCGCTGCGGTATCAGCTTTTCCGTACCCGAGCAGTACGACTGGACCCGCTTTGGCGCGGTGGGCGCCATAGTAACCATAAACGATGCCATAAACCGTATCCTGGAAATCCCCCTGCCCAAGCGTCCGAAGACCAACATCGTTCTTGGATCGATCAGCGGGGGTACCGGCTTCAACACCATAGCGACCCAGGCTTCCCTCAAGTTCGAGATACGTTCCGAGTCCGGACGAATGGTCAAGAATATCGGCCAGAAGACCGAGTACATTGCCCACGAGGTCGCGAGTCACTCCGGGGCTGATGTCGATTTTCGCATCTATGCCCAGCGGCGGCCCGGGGGAATCCCGTTTTCCCATCCCCTGGCACGAACCACCCGGGAAATAATGAAGGCCCTGGATATCCCCCAGCGCATTACCCCCTCCACCTCGGAACTCTCGGCTTTTATCGACAAAAAGATTCCGGCGGTAACCCTTGGACTCACCAACGGCGAGAACCTCAACCAGATGAACGAGACGATCGATATAGAACCGATATTCAAGGGAGTGGCGCAGCTTCTGGGGCTTATTCTCGCCATTGACGGAGGACACTGTGACGAATCTAAATGA
- a CDS encoding uracil-DNA glycosylase family protein, which translates to METLKFDGKVAAVYNPLRYAEKPHSEYLKRYGGGKKRVLFLGMNPGPWGMAQTGVPFGEIDAVQNWLGIREKVGKPQREHPKRPIEGFECTKSEVSGRRLWGLFRERFESPEAFFRDHYVANYCPLVFMEESGKNLTPDKLPARESAALYTICDRYIAGLIELMRPEFLMGIGKFAARRLSDIASDMPVELIRGCTIDSVLHPSPANPAANRGWSEAAEKKLKAIGIWK; encoded by the coding sequence GTGGAAACACTGAAGTTTGACGGAAAAGTCGCCGCTGTTTACAATCCCCTCCGGTATGCGGAAAAACCGCACAGTGAGTATCTGAAACGTTACGGAGGGGGAAAAAAACGGGTACTGTTTCTGGGAATGAATCCCGGCCCCTGGGGCATGGCCCAGACCGGTGTACCCTTTGGCGAAATCGATGCAGTTCAGAACTGGCTCGGTATCCGGGAAAAGGTTGGCAAACCTCAAAGGGAACACCCGAAGCGCCCGATCGAGGGATTTGAATGTACAAAAAGCGAGGTCAGCGGACGCCGCCTGTGGGGTCTTTTTCGGGAAAGGTTCGAATCCCCGGAGGCTTTTTTCCGGGACCATTACGTCGCCAATTACTGCCCCCTGGTCTTCATGGAGGAATCCGGCAAGAACCTGACTCCTGACAAGCTTCCCGCCCGGGAGTCCGCGGCGCTGTATACTATATGCGACCGTTATATCGCAGGACTGATTGAACTGATGCGGCCCGAGTTTCTGATGGGTATCGGCAAGTTCGCTGCCAGACGCCTTTCCGACATCGCCTCAGATATGCCGGTAGAGCTGATCCGGGGATGTACCATCGACTCTGTTCTCCATCCGAGTCCTGCGAATCCCGCCGCCAACCGCGGCTGGTCCGAAGCGGCGGAGAAAAAACTGAAGGCCATCGGAATCTGGAAATAG
- a CDS encoding Ldh family oxidoreductase, whose translation MVSINEDELKKLVVQRLLEVDIPRKDAEVIADVLVFADLRGVHSHGVLRVEHYVNRIKSGGMNRNPELRVEMLKPSIGLVDAQGGAGHVTTRFACAEAIKLAGTEGICMMGIRNNSHCGALAYYVQMALNAGMAAMVMVNTDACVVPFGGRQAFFGTNPFAFGFPGKKESILLDMATSEVAFGKIFYAREKEQPIPAGWAVDSRGNPTTDPNAAKSLFPFGGAKGYGINIMVEALTGLMIGGVFGPHLTKMYGDMDKSRDLSNFILVIDPAVFGGDAYLETTQRMIDELHSQAPAEGFSRVMIPGEIENQTMQKSRREGISIPQGVYEYLAG comes from the coding sequence ATGGTCAGCATAAACGAAGACGAACTCAAGAAACTTGTAGTCCAGCGATTGCTGGAGGTTGATATCCCCCGGAAGGATGCGGAGGTTATCGCCGATGTCCTGGTCTTTGCCGATCTGCGGGGGGTTCATTCCCACGGGGTCCTGCGGGTCGAGCACTACGTAAACAGGATAAAATCCGGCGGTATGAACCGCAATCCTGAGCTTAGGGTGGAGATGCTCAAACCTTCCATCGGCCTCGTGGATGCCCAGGGGGGAGCCGGCCATGTCACAACCCGCTTTGCATGCGCCGAAGCCATAAAGCTTGCCGGAACCGAGGGAATCTGTATGATGGGAATCCGCAACAACAGCCATTGCGGGGCCCTGGCCTATTATGTGCAGATGGCCCTGAATGCCGGAATGGCGGCCATGGTAATGGTCAATACCGATGCCTGTGTGGTCCCTTTCGGGGGAAGGCAGGCGTTCTTCGGGACCAATCCCTTCGCCTTCGGTTTTCCGGGAAAAAAGGAATCCATACTTCTGGACATGGCCACCAGCGAAGTAGCCTTCGGCAAGATCTTCTACGCCCGGGAAAAGGAGCAGCCCATTCCGGCGGGATGGGCCGTGGATTCCCGGGGGAACCCCACGACGGATCCCAATGCGGCAAAATCCCTCTTTCCTTTCGGCGGGGCCAAGGGTTATGGCATCAATATTATGGTTGAAGCCCTTACCGGTCTCATGATAGGAGGAGTTTTCGGCCCGCATTTGACAAAGATGTACGGCGACATGGATAAATCCCGGGATCTGTCAAACTTCATCCTCGTAATTGATCCGGCTGTATTCGGGGGAGATGCATATCTCGAGACTACCCAGAGGATGATAGACGAGCTTCACAGCCAGGCTCCCGCAGAGGGTTTTTCGAGAGTTATGATTCCCGGAGAAATTGAAAACCAGACAATGCAGAAGTCCCGGCGGGAAGGAATCAGCATCCCCCAGGGGGTGTACGAGTATCTTGCAGGATGA
- a CDS encoding NUDIX hydrolase: MANRRGSYPAEIEKRLHNSIHNRLRETKVAGSGASAVLFLLSENQKQELSLVLTKRSALVSQPGDLCSPGGRVSPVRDRLISRLLMLPGMPLKSWKTWKNIRKQDQKTAESAAMLVSAALRETWEEIGLNPFRVELLGILEPRQLTVFDKTIFPVCAWTRTIRRLRLNREVESIHWIPLSRLLDPANYAAYTIRSVQAVSGDQALEKKTICYRHREGEREEILWGATLGVTLSFLKTVYDFSPPSRETLPLVEDVFSENYFGGI, translated from the coding sequence ATGGCAAACAGAAGGGGATCGTACCCGGCGGAAATCGAAAAGCGCCTGCATAATTCTATACACAACAGACTCAGGGAAACAAAAGTCGCCGGCAGCGGGGCTTCGGCGGTACTTTTTCTGCTGTCTGAAAACCAGAAGCAAGAATTATCCCTGGTGCTGACAAAGCGTTCGGCCCTTGTCTCCCAGCCGGGAGACCTCTGCAGTCCGGGAGGAAGGGTTTCCCCGGTCCGGGACAGGCTGATAAGCCGCCTGCTGATGCTCCCGGGGATGCCCCTGAAGAGCTGGAAAACCTGGAAGAATATCCGAAAGCAGGATCAAAAAACCGCCGAATCCGCAGCAATGCTGGTATCTGCCGCTCTGAGGGAGACCTGGGAAGAGATAGGCCTCAATCCCTTCCGGGTGGAGCTCCTCGGAATACTGGAACCGCGACAGCTGACTGTCTTTGACAAGACGATTTTCCCCGTCTGCGCCTGGACCCGCACTATCCGAAGGCTACGGCTCAACCGGGAGGTGGAAAGCATCCACTGGATACCCCTTTCCCGGCTGCTTGACCCCGCAAACTACGCGGCCTACACCATTCGCTCGGTTCAGGCAGTCTCCGGAGACCAGGCGCTGGAAAAGAAAACCATCTGCTACCGCCACAGGGAAGGAGAAAGGGAGGAGATTCTCTGGGGCGCGACCCTGGGGGTCACCCTCTCTTTCCTGAAGACTGTCTACGACTTTTCTCCACCGTCCAGGGAGACACTTCCCCTGGTGGAGGATGTATTCAGTGAGAATTACTTTGGAGGGATTTAA
- a CDS encoding glucosyl-3-phosphoglycerate synthase yields the protein MTNLNEWLNNNTYHHSQFWDLKQLVKEKEKQGISVSLCIPTLNEEKTIGKEIVVFKSELVNRYPLLDEIAVIDSGSDDKTLEVAASFGADTYLSSEILPDLEPKRGKGENLWKAIYQLKGDIIVYIDADIKNIHPRFVYGLVAPLIYRPEVKYVKAFYDRPLAFSQGVRPSGGGRVTEILVRPLFSLFLPELSAIIQPLSGEYAVRRSVLEEIPFPIGYGVETSHLIDVHQIYGMSAFAQTDLDQRVHRNQQTRSLGRMSFGILQTFLSRLQKLEIIGQLPPLETVLRQFQVHDERFEAVEHLIVEEERPPMLDIPAYQEKKKALQKSAKKGTRKKRSGEEKQTAG from the coding sequence GTGACGAATCTAAATGAATGGCTTAATAATAACACTTACCATCACTCACAGTTCTGGGACTTGAAGCAGCTGGTCAAGGAAAAGGAGAAACAGGGAATAAGCGTCTCCCTGTGCATTCCGACCCTCAACGAGGAGAAGACCATCGGCAAGGAGATCGTGGTTTTCAAATCGGAACTGGTAAACCGCTATCCCCTGCTGGATGAGATTGCGGTGATCGATTCCGGCAGCGACGACAAGACCCTGGAGGTCGCCGCATCCTTCGGTGCGGATACCTATCTGAGCTCCGAGATTCTGCCCGACCTTGAACCCAAACGTGGCAAGGGAGAGAACCTGTGGAAGGCAATATACCAGCTGAAGGGAGACATAATCGTCTACATCGACGCGGATATCAAAAATATCCATCCCCGTTTTGTTTACGGGCTTGTGGCTCCCCTGATCTATCGGCCGGAGGTAAAATACGTCAAGGCTTTCTACGACCGGCCACTGGCCTTCAGTCAGGGAGTCAGACCCTCCGGAGGCGGACGGGTCACGGAAATACTGGTGCGTCCTCTTTTCAGCCTCTTTCTGCCGGAACTGAGTGCCATAATTCAGCCCCTGAGCGGGGAATACGCCGTCCGCAGGTCCGTGCTGGAGGAGATCCCCTTCCCCATCGGTTACGGAGTGGAAACCAGCCATCTGATAGACGTCCACCAGATCTACGGCATGAGCGCCTTTGCGCAGACCGACCTTGACCAGCGGGTCCATCGCAACCAGCAGACCAGGTCCCTGGGACGAATGTCCTTCGGCATCCTGCAGACCTTCCTTTCCCGATTGCAGAAGCTCGAGATTATCGGACAACTTCCGCCCCTGGAAACCGTTCTGCGTCAGTTTCAGGTCCATGACGAACGTTTCGAGGCCGTGGAGCATCTTATCGTGGAGGAAGAACGGCCGCCCATGCTTGACATCCCGGCGTACCAGGAAAAAAAGAAGGCTCTGCAGAAATCCGCAAAAAAAGGAACCCGAAAAAAACGAAGCGGAGAAGAAAAACAGACAGCGGGATAA
- the dctP gene encoding TRAP transporter substrate-binding protein DctP, protein MFQRKRIPLLLVVLIAGIALLSCQQTKTADAGDAPAKTVEKIVWKSSGHGPATDPSQLYHDMCCKAITEASGGRLEVKPFVGGSIVPAYKELDAVHEGVLQMAYTCPMYNLDKWSAAGLISSRPGALPGEALRTWFDFAGGADLMNKMMESYNVMTFPGALSPLPEEVFFHSKVKIESVDDLKGLKARCMGDGGEILKRMGAATVIIPGGDLYEAMQRGTIDAMEYSTLASNWEMHFNEVAKYVILSPSRAPSDPQVFFVNKDAFNELPADLQRIVRAEVAYWTQAQHEYLVNESIKAVEKFKEAGNEVYKLPTEVADALVAEAAAFYEEKSQNEPPIFKEIYTSMKDFGEAYASIK, encoded by the coding sequence ATGTTTCAGCGAAAAAGAATTCCCCTGTTGCTGGTTGTACTCATTGCAGGAATCGCCCTGCTATCCTGCCAGCAGACAAAAACCGCCGATGCCGGCGACGCACCGGCAAAGACGGTTGAGAAGATTGTTTGGAAATCTTCCGGTCATGGTCCTGCTACAGACCCGTCTCAACTTTATCATGACATGTGCTGTAAGGCAATAACCGAGGCATCCGGCGGACGTCTGGAAGTCAAACCCTTTGTCGGCGGTTCGATTGTGCCGGCCTACAAGGAACTTGATGCGGTTCACGAAGGTGTGTTGCAGATGGCCTACACCTGTCCGATGTACAACCTGGACAAATGGTCCGCAGCCGGTCTCATAAGTTCCCGACCCGGGGCCCTTCCAGGTGAGGCTCTGCGTACCTGGTTTGATTTTGCCGGGGGTGCGGACCTTATGAACAAGATGATGGAAAGCTACAACGTAATGACCTTTCCCGGGGCCCTTTCTCCCCTGCCGGAAGAGGTATTCTTCCATTCCAAGGTCAAGATTGAAAGTGTGGATGACCTGAAAGGTCTTAAGGCCCGTTGCATGGGCGACGGCGGAGAAATCCTGAAGCGTATGGGTGCTGCAACGGTAATTATTCCCGGAGGTGATCTGTATGAGGCAATGCAGCGGGGAACCATCGATGCCATGGAATATTCCACTCTGGCGTCCAACTGGGAGATGCACTTCAACGAGGTTGCGAAGTATGTAATTCTTTCTCCTTCCCGTGCTCCCAGCGATCCCCAGGTGTTTTTTGTAAACAAGGACGCTTTTAACGAACTGCCCGCGGACCTTCAGCGTATTGTACGGGCCGAGGTCGCCTACTGGACCCAGGCTCAGCACGAGTATCTGGTAAACGAATCCATCAAGGCAGTCGAGAAGTTCAAGGAAGCCGGGAACGAGGTCTACAAGCTTCCCACCGAAGTCGCGGATGCTCTGGTAGCTGAAGCTGCAGCTTTCTATGAAGAGAAATCCCAGAACGAGCCTCCCATCTTCAAAGAGATCTATACCTCCATGAAAGATTTTGGCGAGGCATACGCTTCCATCAAATAA
- the galE gene encoding UDP-glucose 4-epimerase GalE, which translates to MKILILGGAGYIGSHVAREFLDNGAEVTVFDNLSSGLRENLFPEASFIHGSILDYNALRLAMAGGFDALVHLAAFKAAGESMSAPEKYSVNNISGTINILNAAVETGIRRFIFSSSAAVYGEPEYLPIDEKHPLNPENYYGFTKLEIERMLTWYERLRGIKFASLRYFNAAGYDAFGRIPGLEQNPANLLPVIMEVAAGVRSSLSIFGNDYDTADGTGIRDYVHVSDLARAHYLACDYLEAENSSITVNLGSESGLSVMDILEAARRITGKVIPAEICPRRPGDPAKLVASSRLARERLGWEARHSDAENLVTTSWRVYAPEPV; encoded by the coding sequence GTGAAAATATTGATACTCGGCGGGGCAGGATACATCGGCAGCCATGTTGCCAGGGAGTTTCTTGATAACGGGGCGGAGGTTACGGTATTCGACAACCTCTCCTCGGGACTGCGGGAGAACCTCTTCCCGGAAGCCTCTTTTATCCACGGATCAATACTTGATTACAATGCTCTTCGTCTGGCAATGGCCGGAGGCTTTGACGCCCTGGTTCATCTGGCGGCATTCAAGGCTGCCGGAGAATCCATGTCGGCTCCGGAGAAATACTCGGTAAACAATATTTCCGGGACCATCAATATTCTCAATGCCGCCGTGGAGACCGGTATCAGGCGCTTCATTTTCTCCTCATCCGCTGCTGTTTATGGCGAGCCCGAGTATCTCCCCATTGACGAAAAGCACCCCCTGAATCCGGAGAACTACTACGGTTTTACCAAGCTGGAGATTGAACGCATGCTCACCTGGTACGAGCGGCTCAGGGGAATAAAGTTTGCCTCCCTGCGCTACTTCAATGCCGCCGGATACGACGCCTTCGGGCGCATTCCCGGTCTTGAGCAGAACCCGGCGAATCTGCTGCCCGTCATAATGGAGGTCGCTGCGGGTGTCAGGTCCTCCCTGTCGATTTTCGGCAACGACTACGACACAGCCGACGGAACCGGAATCCGGGACTACGTGCACGTCAGCGACCTGGCACGGGCTCACTATCTTGCCTGCGACTATCTCGAGGCGGAAAACTCATCCATTACCGTAAATCTCGGCAGCGAAAGCGGCTTGAGCGTCATGGACATTCTTGAGGCAGCCCGCAGGATCACCGGAAAGGTGATCCCGGCAGAAATATGCCCGCGACGGCCGGGGGATCCGGCCAAACTGGTCGCATCCTCCCGGCTCGCCCGGGAACGTCTGGGGTGGGAGGCACGGCACAGCGATGCTGAAAACCTCGTCACCACATCCTGGCGGGTATACGCTCCGGAGCCTGTTTAA
- a CDS encoding TRAP transporter small permease subunit, translated as MSVIRKLLRFVDLVSEKAGAVGKWFAFLLVLIGTYETISRHFFNAPTIWAYDSLCMAGGVVYLLGASFDYLHDAHTRVDLIYSQFSDRGRALINVICSLLFFFPLMTVMLVLATRWAIKAWKINEIMFNSFWYPPAGPYRTVFALGLFLMLLQGLANLVRDVYMLIRGESID; from the coding sequence ATGTCCGTTATTCGCAAACTGCTGAGATTCGTGGACCTTGTAAGTGAGAAAGCGGGAGCCGTTGGCAAATGGTTCGCCTTTCTGCTCGTTCTTATCGGTACCTACGAAACAATATCACGGCACTTCTTCAATGCCCCGACTATCTGGGCCTATGATTCGCTCTGTATGGCCGGTGGTGTCGTGTATCTGCTGGGCGCGTCCTTTGATTACCTGCATGATGCCCACACCCGGGTGGACCTGATCTACTCCCAGTTTTCTGATCGCGGGCGGGCTTTGATTAATGTAATCTGTTCGCTGCTTTTCTTTTTTCCCCTGATGACTGTCATGCTGGTTCTTGCAACCCGGTGGGCAATCAAAGCCTGGAAAATCAATGAGATAATGTTCAACAGCTTCTGGTACCCCCCGGCAGGACCGTATCGAACAGTTTTTGCCCTGGGACTTTTTTTAATGCTGCTCCAGGGACTGGCAAACCTTGTTCGGGATGTATACATGCTTATACGAGGTGAATCAATTGATTGA
- a CDS encoding peroxiredoxin, translating to MEEHALTMPLLGDDFPELQVNTTHGRMNIPGDFKGSWFVLFSHPADFTPVCTTEFVAFQKRIEQFDELGVKLIGMSVDQVFSHIKWVEWIKEELGVEITYPVVAANDSIAGKMGMLHPGKGTNTVRAVFVGDPEGKVRLVLYYPQEIGRNIDEVVRAVKALQISDSKGVAVPAGWPDNELIGDRVIIPPPGSTEEAAKRLSRYEGYDWWFCHKKL from the coding sequence ATGGAAGAACATGCACTAACGATGCCTTTGCTGGGGGATGACTTTCCGGAATTACAGGTAAACACCACCCATGGACGGATGAACATTCCCGGGGACTTTAAAGGGAGCTGGTTTGTTCTCTTCAGTCATCCCGCTGATTTTACCCCGGTCTGTACAACCGAATTTGTCGCTTTCCAGAAGCGCATTGAGCAGTTTGATGAGCTGGGAGTCAAACTGATCGGTATGTCCGTTGACCAGGTATTCAGCCATATCAAATGGGTTGAATGGATAAAAGAGGAACTCGGCGTGGAGATTACCTATCCTGTTGTAGCTGCCAATGATTCGATTGCCGGTAAAATGGGAATGCTTCACCCCGGAAAGGGGACAAATACCGTTCGGGCTGTCTTTGTCGGCGATCCTGAAGGAAAAGTGCGGCTTGTCCTCTATTATCCTCAGGAGATTGGCCGGAATATTGATGAAGTCGTTCGTGCCGTAAAGGCCCTGCAGATCTCGGACTCCAAGGGAGTCGCCGTACCCGCGGGCTGGCCCGATAATGAATTGATTGGAGACCGGGTAATCATTCCCCCTCCCGGAAGTACCGAAGAAGCTGCGAAAAGACTCTCCCGCTACGAAGGCTATGACTGGTGGTTCTGTCATAAAAAACTGTAG
- a CDS encoding dihydroorotate dehydrogenase-like protein has protein sequence MIETRYCGLELKSPVIVGASRLTSDIDSIKKAEKAGAGAVVISSLFEEQIQLQHYRHDEDMVQYDDWHAEMTDIFPDLEYSGVDEHLVWVKKAKEALNIPVIASLNAVTQSTWVPWAKKLEEAGADALELNFYSLPTDPELTASQIEDEQVKIVQAVVKAVSVPVSVKLSPYYTNPLNIIKRMDAAGVEGVVLFNRFFQPDIDPANLKNDYRYNLSTGNEYQLPLRFAGLLSGEIGASICASGGIEKADTVKKQILAGADAVQIVSGIYRHSVDLIGEINDELKRWMRSKGYESIKDFRGSLDARHNKDPKIYKRSQYVRLLLNPWEYIVRP, from the coding sequence ATGATCGAAACACGCTATTGTGGTCTTGAACTTAAGTCCCCGGTTATCGTCGGTGCTTCACGCTTGACCAGCGACATCGACTCGATAAAGAAAGCGGAAAAAGCGGGAGCAGGTGCAGTGGTGATCTCGTCCCTTTTTGAAGAACAGATCCAGCTGCAGCACTATCGCCATGATGAGGACATGGTCCAGTACGATGACTGGCATGCCGAAATGACCGATATCTTTCCCGACCTCGAGTATTCCGGTGTGGATGAACACCTGGTGTGGGTCAAGAAGGCAAAGGAGGCCCTGAATATTCCGGTTATCGCGAGTCTCAACGCTGTTACACAGTCTACCTGGGTCCCCTGGGCCAAAAAGCTGGAGGAGGCCGGCGCTGATGCCCTGGAACTCAATTTTTATTCCCTCCCCACCGATCCGGAGCTGACGGCTTCACAGATCGAGGATGAACAGGTCAAGATCGTACAGGCTGTAGTCAAGGCTGTTTCGGTTCCCGTATCGGTTAAACTCAGTCCCTATTACACCAATCCCCTGAATATCATCAAGCGGATGGACGCCGCCGGTGTTGAGGGTGTCGTACTTTTCAACCGCTTTTTCCAGCCCGACATTGATCCGGCGAACCTCAAGAACGATTACCGCTATAATCTGAGTACCGGAAATGAGTACCAGCTTCCCCTCCGCTTTGCAGGACTGCTTTCCGGAGAGATCGGAGCCTCCATCTGCGCCTCCGGGGGAATCGAAAAGGCTGATACAGTGAAAAAACAGATACTTGCCGGTGCGGATGCGGTACAGATTGTAAGCGGTATATACCGTCACTCTGTGGACCTGATCGGTGAAATCAACGATGAACTGAAACGCTGGATGCGGTCCAAAGGCTACGAGTCAATCAAGGACTTCCGGGGAAGCCTGGATGCCAGACATAACAAGGACCCGAAGATCTACAAGCGTTCCCAGTACGTACGCCTGCTCCTGAACCCCTGGGAGTACATAGTACGTCCCTGA